In one Tachysurus vachellii isolate PV-2020 chromosome 24, HZAU_Pvac_v1, whole genome shotgun sequence genomic region, the following are encoded:
- the LOC132839420 gene encoding OX-2 membrane glycoprotein-like, whose protein sequence is MLDYSVFLNLLTLVLSAGILKREDVNVSLGENATFLCERPGASGVKQVIWQQHRDDGTLRSMVTFTERSKPQVDDAFVGKVNVIVASIQTTTIVIKNVTFADEACYVCTFSVYPSGTERETSCLTVHGLSEVTSQFSGKPKDKDVVVSCSATGKPKPVISWWSEEEELSDYSAETFIVHNEDSTVTTTSNLTIPHLQFGGKYVKCLAKSGNTERNINIIVDKPIDIETPATSRYYVLSAVVMISCVIVVTSCVIIFHRNQRKHEKHLIEII, encoded by the exons ATGCTGGATTATTCTGTTTTCTTAAACCTGCTTACATTGG TTCTGTCCGCGGGGATACTAAAGAGAGAGGATGTAAACGTGTCACTAGGGGAAAATGCGACGTTTTTGTGCGAGCGTCCGGGCGCCAGTGGAGTAAAGCAGGTTATATGGCAGCAGCACAGAGATGACGGCACCCTGCGCAGTATGGTCACTTTCACTGAGCGCTCTAAACCCCAGGTGGACGATGCCTTTGTGGGCAAAGTGAACGTCATCGTGGCGTCAATCCAAACAACTACTATCGTGATAAAGAACGTGACCTTCGCAGATGAAGCCTGCTATGTCTGTACCTTCAGTGTTTATCCGTCTGGAACCGAGAGGGAGACATCATGCCTCACTGTACATG GTTTATCAGAAGTCACATCACAGTTTTCGGGTAAACCAAAGGACAAGGACGTTGTTGTCTCTTGCTCAGCCACTGGTAAACCTAAACCGGTGATCAGCTGGTGGTCTGAAGAGGAAGAACTGAGCGATTACTCAGCAGAGACTTTCATAGTACACAATGAAGACAGTACAGTCACAACTACAAGCAACCTCACAATTCCCCATTTACAATTTGGTGGAAAATACGTGAAATGTTTGGCTAAAAGTGGCAATACAGAGAGGAATATAAACATCATTGTGGATAAACCGATAGATATAG AGACTCCAGCTACATCCAGATATTACGTTTTGTCTGCTGTCGTCATGATCAGCTGTGTTATCGTTGTTACCagttgtgttattatttttcacCGAAATCAGAGAA AACATGAAAAACACCTTATTGAGATCATCTAA
- the LOC132839399 gene encoding FERM domain-containing protein 7 isoform X1 produces the protein MAERSELVKAHSRSGAQQHKARETLRLTVIFLDDSEHVFEVEPKILGCDFFNKVCGHLKLLEKEYFGLEFRHHNGSYVWLELLKPLAKQIKNTRELAFRFIVKFFPPDPGQLQKSLTRYLFALQIKQDLSNGSLTCNDNSAALLVSHILQAELGNYDEELDAHHLENKQYVPNQEYLDHKIIRFHKKHRGHTPGLSDMHLLEVARKLDMYGIRPHPAHDGEGMRINLAVTHMGVLVFQANTKINTFSWAKIRKLSFKRRNFLIKLHTDAGPSRRDMVEFTMASRDICKTFWKLCVEYHAFFRLAEEPKPYQKSLFSSKGSSFRYSGRTQKQLLECVGTGEYKHVVFERSKCKLAHESRQCKSSPDLLTDVSKQLYEQAYQFPHADISKHGTHIFAEGLDRSYPLSGLLPKSNRVTSSKQRSMSTSGAERQGRSFQRPGARRHQSPSSQHLVLLYPNSPHLQFHPVLPTFPLTTYPFLLQDPTSSSLDRLTQAHQSFKPMKNLPRQTGHSFSPTSSLSPPRRQQCLERVQLSGIGLAGSRMCPQSGGPLGVGLHRRHNMGKFEAGHYSDDSSFQSALPFRASSQPDVKFQRSALASSAAAYASEYRPLGYYPHLSQHRVPNRPTYLPLSPSHLPERPTSLCVLSTGSYSDSESELFYPCYCPAVGKMVHSGPLARMRFSSGSLQLDEEEGEEGEEDEVCNQNDGENIAFTTVSVMKL, from the exons ATGGCGGAGAGATCAGAGTTGGTGAAGGCGCACAGCAGAAGCGGCGCACAGCAGCACAAAGCCAGAGAGACGCTGCGCCTCACCGTCATCTTCTTAGACGACAGCGAGCACGTTTTCGAGGTCGAG CCAAAAATCCTGGGTTGTGACTTTTTCAACAAAGTGTGTGGTCACCTGAAGCTCCTGGAGAAGGAGTACTTTGGCCTGGAATTCCGCCACCATAATGGCAGCTAT GTGTGGCTTGAACTTTTGAAGCCATTggcaaaacaaatcaaaa ACACCCGTGAGCTTGCATTCCGTTTTATTGTGAAGTTCTTCCCACCTGACCCAGGCCAACTGCAAAAAAGCTTGACCAG ATATCTATTTGCCCTGCAAATAAAACAAGATTTGTCCAATGGAAGCCTCACTTGTAATGACAACAGTGCAGCACTGCTGGTTTCTCATATATTACAGG CAGAACTTGGGAATTATGATGAAGAGTTGGATGCACACCACCTAGAGAATAAGCAATATGTTCCAAACCAGGAGTACCTGGACCACAAGATTATTCGATTTCATAAGAAACACAG AGGTCACACTCCAGGCCTGTCAGACATGCATTTGCTGGAGGTTGCCCGGAAATTGGATATGTATGGCATTCGACCACATCCTGCTCATGATGGAGAAGGTATGAGGATCAACCTGGCTGTTACCCACATGGGTGTACTGGTATTTCAG GCTAACACAAAAATCAACACCTTCAGCTGGGCTAAAATTCGCAAATTGAGTTTCAAGAGGAGGAATTTCCTTATCAAACTACACACAGATGCTGGG CCTTCACGAAGGGACATGGTTGAGTTCACCATGGCAAGCAGAGATATTTGTAAAACTTTCTGGAAGTTGTGTGTGGAGTATCATGCCTTCTTCCGACTAGCTGAGGAGCCCAAGCCATATCAAAAGTCATTGTTTTCCAGCAAGGGATCCAGCTTCAGATACAg TGGCAGGACACAAAAGCAACTACTTGAGTGTGTTGGCACTGGGGAGTACAAACATGTAGTATTTGAGAG GTCAAAGTGCAAGCTTGCCCATGAATCTCGGCAGTGCAAGTCATCTCCTGACTTACTCACTGATGTGTCCAAACAG ctTTACGAGCAAGCCTATCAGTTTCCCCATGCTGATATTTCAAAGCATGGGACACACATATTTGCTGAGGGGCTTGACCGGTCCTATCCCTTGTCAGGGCTGCTGCCCAAATCAAACAGGGTTACCTCTTCAAAACAACGTTCCATGTCTACATCAGGGGCAGAGCGTCAAGGCAGAAGCTTTCAAAGGCCTGGGGCAAGAAGACATCAGTCCCCCAGCTCTCAGCATTTGGTCCTTCTCTATCCCAACAGCCCCCATCTGCAGTTTCACCCAGTGCTGCCAACTTTTCCTCTAACAACATACCCTTTTTTACTTCAAGACCCAACATCATCTTCCTTAGACCGTCTCACACAAGCTCACCAGAGTTTTAAACCTATGAAGAATTTGCCAAGGCAAACAGGCCACTCCTTTTCACCTACTTCTTCTTTGTCACCACCACGAAGGCAGCAGTGCCTGGAAAGGGTTCAACTATCTGGAATTGGATTGGCTGGATCTAGGATGTGCCCTCAATCAGGAGGACCTCTGGGGGTGGGGTTACACCGAAGGCACAACATGGGAAAATTTGAAGCAGGGCACTACAGTGATGACTCTTCATTCCAGAGTGCTTTACCTTTCCGAGCCTCAAGCCAACCAGACGTGAAGTTTCAGAGATCTGCTCTAGCTTCTTCAGCTGCTGCATATGCATCAGAATATCGGCCTCTGGGGTATTATCCCCACTTGTCACAACACCGTGTTCCAAATAGGCCAACCTACCTTCCACTAAGCCCTTCCCATTTGCCTGAAAGACCTACATCTTTATGTGTGCTCAGCACAGGCAGTTACAGTGATTCAGAATCTGAACTCTTTTATCCATGTTACTGCCCTGCTGTAGGGAAAATGGTACATTCTGGCCCACTAGCACGTATGCGTTTCTCATCTGGAAGCCTTCAACTAGAtgaggaagagggagaagagGGGGAAGAGGATGAAGTGTGCAACCAGAATGATGGGGAAAACATCGCTTTTACCACTGTCAGTGTAATGAAACTATAG
- the cnpy3 gene encoding protein canopy homolog 3, whose translation MNLFIFIALIFVSTQAARRSEDDDWVHLPNKCEVCKFLSIEMKSALDETGKTKEVIETNYRFLDDKGAAAPIKYVKSDIRLIEVMESVCSRILQYNLHKERDGSNRFAKGMSETFSTLHNLVHKGVKVVMDIPYELWNETSAEVADLKKQCDVMVEQYEEVIEDWYRGSQEEDLMIYLCEKHVLKGQDKSCLKETWVGMKGEPAAIAQDKKKKKSKKKAKGGEHNQNREKKVKKKKSKPLGEHSDKQKMEEARHTSDEETQRGVHQDRTEL comes from the exons atgaatttgtttatttttatcgcATTAATCTTTGTAAGTACACAAGCGGCTCGCAGAAGTGAAGACGACGACTGGGTGCATTTACCGAATAAATGTGAAG TGTGTAAATTTCTGAGCATTGAGATGAAATCTGCATTAGACGAAACGGGGAAAACGAAAGAAGTGATTGAGACAAACTACCGTTTCTTGGATGATAAGGGAGCAGCAGCACCAATTAAATATGTCAAATC tgaCATTCGGTTAATAGAGGTAATGGAAAGCGTATGTTCAAGGATTCTGCAGTACAACTTgcacaaagagagagatggcaGCAATCGATTTGCAAAG GGGATGTCTGAGACCTTTTCCACCTTGCATAACCTGGTCCACAAAGGAGTGAAGGTTGTTATGGACATTCCCTATGAGCTGTGGAATGAGACAAGTGCTGAAGTAGCTGACCTCAAGAAACAG tgtGATGTGATGGTTGAGCAGTATGAAGAGGTTATTGAAGACTGGTATAGAGGCAGCCAGGAGGAAGACCTGATGATATACCTGTGTGAGAAACATGTTCTGAAAGGACAAGACAAAT CGTGTCTAAAAGAAACTTGGGTTGGGATGAAAGGAGAACCTGCAGCCATTgcacaagacaaaaagaaaaagaaaagcaaaaagaagGCCAAAGGTGGTGAGCATAACCAGAACAGGGAgaaaaaggtaaagaaaaagaaaagtaagcCGCTTGGTGAACACAGTGACAAgcagaaaatggaagaagcCCGGCACACGTCAGACGAAGAGACACAGAGGGGTGTTCATCAGGACAGAACTGAACTCTGA
- the LOC132839399 gene encoding FERM domain-containing protein 7 isoform X2: MAERSELVKAHSRSGAQQHKARETLRLTVIFLDDSEHVFEVEPKILGCDFFNKVCGHLKLLEKEYFGLEFRHHNGSYVWLELLKPLAKQIKNTRELAFRFIVKFFPPDPGQLQKSLTRYLFALQIKQDLSNGSLTCNDNSAALLVSHILQELGNYDEELDAHHLENKQYVPNQEYLDHKIIRFHKKHRGHTPGLSDMHLLEVARKLDMYGIRPHPAHDGEGMRINLAVTHMGVLVFQANTKINTFSWAKIRKLSFKRRNFLIKLHTDAGPSRRDMVEFTMASRDICKTFWKLCVEYHAFFRLAEEPKPYQKSLFSSKGSSFRYSGRTQKQLLECVGTGEYKHVVFERSKCKLAHESRQCKSSPDLLTDVSKQLYEQAYQFPHADISKHGTHIFAEGLDRSYPLSGLLPKSNRVTSSKQRSMSTSGAERQGRSFQRPGARRHQSPSSQHLVLLYPNSPHLQFHPVLPTFPLTTYPFLLQDPTSSSLDRLTQAHQSFKPMKNLPRQTGHSFSPTSSLSPPRRQQCLERVQLSGIGLAGSRMCPQSGGPLGVGLHRRHNMGKFEAGHYSDDSSFQSALPFRASSQPDVKFQRSALASSAAAYASEYRPLGYYPHLSQHRVPNRPTYLPLSPSHLPERPTSLCVLSTGSYSDSESELFYPCYCPAVGKMVHSGPLARMRFSSGSLQLDEEEGEEGEEDEVCNQNDGENIAFTTVSVMKL, from the exons ATGGCGGAGAGATCAGAGTTGGTGAAGGCGCACAGCAGAAGCGGCGCACAGCAGCACAAAGCCAGAGAGACGCTGCGCCTCACCGTCATCTTCTTAGACGACAGCGAGCACGTTTTCGAGGTCGAG CCAAAAATCCTGGGTTGTGACTTTTTCAACAAAGTGTGTGGTCACCTGAAGCTCCTGGAGAAGGAGTACTTTGGCCTGGAATTCCGCCACCATAATGGCAGCTAT GTGTGGCTTGAACTTTTGAAGCCATTggcaaaacaaatcaaaa ACACCCGTGAGCTTGCATTCCGTTTTATTGTGAAGTTCTTCCCACCTGACCCAGGCCAACTGCAAAAAAGCTTGACCAG ATATCTATTTGCCCTGCAAATAAAACAAGATTTGTCCAATGGAAGCCTCACTTGTAATGACAACAGTGCAGCACTGCTGGTTTCTCATATATTACAGG AACTTGGGAATTATGATGAAGAGTTGGATGCACACCACCTAGAGAATAAGCAATATGTTCCAAACCAGGAGTACCTGGACCACAAGATTATTCGATTTCATAAGAAACACAG AGGTCACACTCCAGGCCTGTCAGACATGCATTTGCTGGAGGTTGCCCGGAAATTGGATATGTATGGCATTCGACCACATCCTGCTCATGATGGAGAAGGTATGAGGATCAACCTGGCTGTTACCCACATGGGTGTACTGGTATTTCAG GCTAACACAAAAATCAACACCTTCAGCTGGGCTAAAATTCGCAAATTGAGTTTCAAGAGGAGGAATTTCCTTATCAAACTACACACAGATGCTGGG CCTTCACGAAGGGACATGGTTGAGTTCACCATGGCAAGCAGAGATATTTGTAAAACTTTCTGGAAGTTGTGTGTGGAGTATCATGCCTTCTTCCGACTAGCTGAGGAGCCCAAGCCATATCAAAAGTCATTGTTTTCCAGCAAGGGATCCAGCTTCAGATACAg TGGCAGGACACAAAAGCAACTACTTGAGTGTGTTGGCACTGGGGAGTACAAACATGTAGTATTTGAGAG GTCAAAGTGCAAGCTTGCCCATGAATCTCGGCAGTGCAAGTCATCTCCTGACTTACTCACTGATGTGTCCAAACAG ctTTACGAGCAAGCCTATCAGTTTCCCCATGCTGATATTTCAAAGCATGGGACACACATATTTGCTGAGGGGCTTGACCGGTCCTATCCCTTGTCAGGGCTGCTGCCCAAATCAAACAGGGTTACCTCTTCAAAACAACGTTCCATGTCTACATCAGGGGCAGAGCGTCAAGGCAGAAGCTTTCAAAGGCCTGGGGCAAGAAGACATCAGTCCCCCAGCTCTCAGCATTTGGTCCTTCTCTATCCCAACAGCCCCCATCTGCAGTTTCACCCAGTGCTGCCAACTTTTCCTCTAACAACATACCCTTTTTTACTTCAAGACCCAACATCATCTTCCTTAGACCGTCTCACACAAGCTCACCAGAGTTTTAAACCTATGAAGAATTTGCCAAGGCAAACAGGCCACTCCTTTTCACCTACTTCTTCTTTGTCACCACCACGAAGGCAGCAGTGCCTGGAAAGGGTTCAACTATCTGGAATTGGATTGGCTGGATCTAGGATGTGCCCTCAATCAGGAGGACCTCTGGGGGTGGGGTTACACCGAAGGCACAACATGGGAAAATTTGAAGCAGGGCACTACAGTGATGACTCTTCATTCCAGAGTGCTTTACCTTTCCGAGCCTCAAGCCAACCAGACGTGAAGTTTCAGAGATCTGCTCTAGCTTCTTCAGCTGCTGCATATGCATCAGAATATCGGCCTCTGGGGTATTATCCCCACTTGTCACAACACCGTGTTCCAAATAGGCCAACCTACCTTCCACTAAGCCCTTCCCATTTGCCTGAAAGACCTACATCTTTATGTGTGCTCAGCACAGGCAGTTACAGTGATTCAGAATCTGAACTCTTTTATCCATGTTACTGCCCTGCTGTAGGGAAAATGGTACATTCTGGCCCACTAGCACGTATGCGTTTCTCATCTGGAAGCCTTCAACTAGAtgaggaagagggagaagagGGGGAAGAGGATGAAGTGTGCAACCAGAATGATGGGGAAAACATCGCTTTTACCACTGTCAGTGTAATGAAACTATAG